Proteins co-encoded in one Scatophagus argus isolate fScaArg1 chromosome 11, fScaArg1.pri, whole genome shotgun sequence genomic window:
- the lrrc58b gene encoding leucine-rich repeat-containing protein 58 yields MEIQEGATAAGDSVLDFSRMSLNTFNANSISEERKRDTRQLYLNYNRLASLPSSVSLFCNLEFLDISNNGLSAICEDITRLSRLKTLIAKNNRLDEFSLPKEFGSLQLEVLNFSGNRFEEIPLQCTKLLRLQSLSLGGNRLRSIPAEIENLTRLELLYLGGNLISAIPPEVANLPYLSYLVLCDNRIQSVPPQLTRLHSLRSLSLHNNLLTYLPREILSLVHLQELSLRGNPLVVRFVKEMTYDPPSLLELAGRTVKSRNIPYFPCDLPSNLLRYLDLASKCPNPKCAGVYFDSCVRQIKFVDFCGKYRLPLMHYLCSPECTSPCSSNPQSDADSEDESSVPAYRLQRVLLG; encoded by the exons ATGGAGATTCAGGAAGGGGCAACGGCAGCAGGCGACAGCGTGCTTGACTTTTCCCGTATGAGTCTTAACACTTTTAACGCTAACAGCATTAGcgaagagaggaaaagggacaCCAGACAACTCTACCTGAACTACAACCGGTTAGCCTCGCTGCCCTCGTCAGTCAGCCTTTTCTGCAATCTCGAGTTTTTGGACATCAGCAACAACGGACTGTCGGCCATCTGTGAGGACATCACCAGACTGAGCAGGCTGAAAACACTGATAGCCAAGAACAACCGCCTGGATGAATTTTCGCTGCCCAAAGAGTTCGGCTCTCTGCAGTTGGAGGTGTTGAACTTCAGTGGGAACAGATTTGAGGAGATCCCACTTCAGTGTACGAAACTCCTGCGTCTGCAGTCCCTTTCACTCGGCGGAAACAGACTGAGAAGTATACCTGCAGAGATAGAAAATTTAACCAG aCTGGAGCTGTTGTATCTGGGTGGGAACCTCATCTCAGCCATTCCTCCAGAAGTGGCTAACCTGCCCTACCTTAGCTACCTGGTCCTATGTGACAACCGCATCCAGAGTGTCCCCCCGCAGCTCACCAG gcTCCACTCGCTGAGATCTTTAAGTCTGCACAACAACTTGCTCACTTACCTGCCGAGGGAGATCCTCAGCCTGGTGCACCTGCAGGAGCTCAGTCTCCGTGGCAACCCTCTGGTGGTGCGCTTTGTCAAGGAGATGACCTATGACCCCCCGTCACTGCTAGAGCTGGCAGGACGTACCGTTAAGAGCCGAAACATTCCCTACTTCCCCTGTGACCTGCCCTCAAACCTGCTGCGCTACCTAGACCTGGCCAGCAAGTGCCCCAACCCTAAGTGTGCCG GCGTCTACTTTGATTCATGTGTGCGCCAGATCAAATTCGTGGACTTCTGTGGAAAGTATCGGCTGCCCCTCATGCACTACCTGTGCTCCCCAGAGTGCACCTCTCCCTGCAGCTCCAACCCGCAGAGCGATGCAGATTCGGAGGACGAGAGCAGCGTGCCCGCCTACCGCCTGCAGAGAGTGCTTCTGGGATAG